A genomic stretch from Mauremys mutica isolate MM-2020 ecotype Southern chromosome 18, ASM2049712v1, whole genome shotgun sequence includes:
- the WDR31 gene encoding WD repeat-containing protein 31 isoform X2 encodes MGKLQSKINCSTSKYRPDDYVEEDRPAQAVQQYTPAHTGAVTSVAALTSDLCVSGGKDKTVVVYNWRSGAVLRRFVGHQHEVTKVACVFESNSFFSASRDKTVMMWELHRNSGPSQHFPGHDLVVTGLAVSPDSSQLCTGSRDNTMCKWDIETGECLRRAAISRNLVTHLCWVPAEPYVIQTSEDKTIRIWDSRELQVAHRFPVKQYIQTYCDVSQDGRYCISSSNGFGGEGCEATLWDLRQTRSRVREFKGHFQTTASCVFLPKSLGLTPVVATSSHDCMVKVWNQDSGVSSLCGCRRAL; translated from the exons ATGGGGAAACTGCAGAGTAAAATCAACTGCAGCACCTCCAAATACAG GCCTGATGATTATGTGGAAGAGGACAGGCCCGCACAGGCTGTTCAGCAATACACCCCTGCTCACACTGGCGCCGTCACTTCTGTGGCTGCTCTAACATCAGATCTCTGTGTGTCGGGAGGAAAGGACAAG ACTGTAGTTGTGTATAACTGGAGATCGGGAGCAGTGCTGAGGAGGTTCGTGGGACATCAACACGAAGTGACTAAG GTGGCCTGTGTCTTTGAATCCAACAGTTTTTTCAGCGCCTCCCGTGACAAGACAGTCATGATGTGGGAGCTACACAGGAACTCAGGGCCGAGCCAGCACTTCCCAGGACATGACTTGGTTGTAACTGGACTGGCGGTGAGCCCAG ACTCTTCACAGCTGTGCACAGGTTCACGGGACAACACCATGTGCAAGTGGGACATAGAGACCGGGGAGTGTCTGCGGAGAGCTGCCATCTCCAGGAATCTG GTAACACACCTGTGCTGGGTTCCTGCAGAGCCGTATGTCATCCAGACGTCAGAGGATAAAACAATCAG GATCTGGGACagccgggagctgcaggtggcccaTAGGTTCCCGGTAAAGCAGTATATTCAGACCTACTGTGATGTAAGCCAGGATGGCCGGTACTGCATCAGCAGCAGCAATGGCTTTGGTGGGGAGGGCTGCGAAGCCACA CTGTGGGACCTAAGGCAGACAAGAAGCCGCGTGCGTGAGTTCAAGGGGCATTTCCAAACCACAGCATCCTGTGTCTTCCTTCCCAAGAGTCTGGGTCTGACCCCAGTCGTTGCCACTTCATCACATGACTGCATGGTGAAGGTCTGGAACCAAGACAGTGGAG